Proteins from a single region of Pyrus communis chromosome 6, drPyrComm1.1, whole genome shotgun sequence:
- the LOC137736117 gene encoding extensin-1-like yields the protein MMMSYSKSLVLLLGVVVLITSSLAQYNEQPKPPTSSPIYKLPAPIKEPPPPFYKKPSPPLKPPTLPPIVTRPPSPFYKKPSPPLKPPTLPPIVIRPPPPFYKKPSPPQKPPTLPPIVIRPPPPSPHAEPPTTPSPILRSPLPRPVKKPLPPPHAKPTTPPPVVGKPPPPKYSGHPPSRSPQEPHKPAAPYKKPPPYYKPPHKPRTPPVHHF from the coding sequence ATGATGATGAGTTACTCGAAGTCGCTTGTGCTATTGCTTGGAGTGGTGGTTCTCATCACTTCATCTCTAGCTCAATACAATGAGCAACCCAAGCCACCTACCTCTAGTCCTATTTACAAGCTCCCAGCTCCCATCAAGGAACCCCCACCCCCATTTTACAAAAAGCCATCACCACCACTAAAACCACCAACTCTTCCTCCTATTGTGACAAGACCACCATCCCCGTTTTACAAAAAGCCATCACCACCACTAAAACCACCAACTCTTCCTCCTATTGTGATAAGACCACCACCCCCATTTTACAAAAAgccatcaccaccacaaaaaCCACCAACTCTTCCTCCTATTGTGATaagaccaccaccaccatcgccTCACGCAGAACCACCAACTACTCCATCTCCTATTTTGAGATCACCATTACCAAGGCCCGTGAAAAAGCCACTTCCACCACCTCATGCCAAACCAACAACTCCACCTCCAGTTGTAGGGAAGCCACCCCCACCAAAGTATTCGGGACACCCTCCATCGAGGAGTCCTCAAGAGCCACACAAGCCAGCGGCTCCATATAAGAAGCCTCCTCCATACTACAAGCCACCCCACAAGCCCAGAACTCCACCCGTCCATCATTTCTAA